The following is a genomic window from Manihot esculenta cultivar AM560-2 chromosome 9, M.esculenta_v8, whole genome shotgun sequence.
AAATAATTGAAGTTAGTATGAATAAATGTTCAAAAACAAAATCAGAAGATATCATACTTCACAAGTCAAGAAAGCACTTAAATATGAAACTCACATTGCCGTTTCCATAATCAAGTACATTTGACAAGAAATTTACAGTTAATAAGGCAATGACGAAAAGAGATAAATGCCTTTTAAACTACAAGGGCAATGACAAAAGGCCGCCTTTCCATCAGCCTACATTTGCAATGGTCAAGGAAAAATAACTAggaaaaaattcataaattagtGAAGATGTAATCAACCTACTGCAACTGTAGAATACACTAAACATACAGTACAAGCAATGTACCTTTGCAGCTACCTCCCCCAGATTTCCTGAGATTGCAAAATGGTACTGAATTACACGAAAGGAAGGGTCTTTTAGGCCTCTTGCCACAGCCTGTTAAAATGCCAATTTCCAACAAATCAAGTAAACTCTTGAATATAATGGAGGATGCATAGCAGACATACATAAATCCAAATGAtattaaacaattttaaaatgaaGAATGATACAAGAAGTAGACAAAGAACTTCAAAAGACAATACCTTTGTAAGATTTCCAAGAGAAGCCAGTGGCAGGAAATAAGCAGGATACACTTGGGTGATGAGATCAAATATGCTGCATGATGGAATAAGAAACTATTATGATCCCCTTTTTTTCAGATTAATTTGGAAAATTGAGCAGTATGCCCCTCAACttaatgatttttattattgatcCCAACTTGTAGAGTGTTCTATTGAACCCCTATTAGCCATTTTATTTGTCTAACAAGCATAAATTTAGccacatatatatattttccaccatcaacattaaaaagataaaaaaaatttcaacttaTCCATGAGGTTACTTGGAACCCCACCCCCTTATATTTCTCACTCCGTTCATCTCCTTCAACTTCTTCAGTGTGTCTCATGAATCCCCTTTTTACTTAAATCTCTTCCAGAATCATCATGAAGCCCTGGATGGTGCCTCAATCATCCCCAACAACAAGTCTGCCCAAGCCAACTTTATAGACAGCCTCTCTCCAGTCTACCTTTGGAATTCTCTTCTTATTCTCTTTCCCTCATTCAACTAGCCACTTCCACCTCTAGTTCCTTCCCTGCAGCTACTCCCATCACATTACTGCCTATCTTGACCTGAACTAGCCAACTATTATAGGAAGTTTGATGAGTTTACTGGAATATAGACTTACAGAAAAATAGTGAGAAATTGAATTTCTCTTAAGATATATAACTTCCCTTATGGTTTAGAAATCATGGTGCCGAGTTTATGAGGAATGAAGACAAGAGGGAGATTCACAGGGTGGTTGTCAAGATGGATGCTCATGAGAGATGCGTCTCTCAGACCATTATTATTTCTGGTTGTGGCATGTAAGGACAAGGTTAAACAGTGAGGCTTAAGTGTTTTATTGAGCACGGTGTTAAGAAAAATGTAGCAATTTGTATTGTCTGTGAATTAATCATGGAAGAAAGGGGTATTTTGACTTAGGGAAGACGATTTGTGGGTTGTTACTTTGATGGCTGCACAGTTGCTGAGTAACCCATGGGCTGTAGGAATGGAATTCACGTGCCCAGTGACAGGAGCAGCATTACTTATCATGggcttttcaatttattttggaTCTTCTCCAATTGATACAAAAAGCTTGTAACACAGACCTCCCTGCACTGCCAATGAAGTCTGCATACATGCGCCATTGTTTTGGATCATCATCAAAAAGATTTCCAAAACGTCCACCTGAAGAAAAAGGCAATAGTTATTAGTAAAATTGGCAATGggattctctttcttttatttgttatatgaattttaaaaaaaataaaagaaaattcagaCCGATGAATAGGCGCCCTAGAGCTCCAATGCCATCCTTTGACACCCATCTGCACAAACAATTGCAGAACATACGGCTTAATCAAATAAAAGACTAATTAGTAATACTTTGAATAGAGACTATTTTGATGTACAGAATATAAAATGAGCTGGCCAAGACAAATATTCACCTGATTGCAGCAGCAGAAGCGGCAGCTGTAGCACCTGTGAAAGAGCCAATGCCAACAGCCTGCAATAGTAATGCACATAAATCgacaaaatattttatactgAATATTATATTTGAGATAAATATTTCGAAACAAGTTTAAAAAGATCATGAAGCATCACATTTGAATTTTACTATAACAGAAGATGTGAAATTCTAGCAAAATTAACTAGTTAAGGAGTTTTATACATAGAAAACATACCCAAGCAAAATTAACAGCCTGAGTTAGATGGACATGCCTTGAGGAGACTTGATGTTACTAACGTGTGACAGATCCATCCAGTGACGTTGGTAGGGAACTGTAACAACATGTACTGCAAATAATCATCTGAAACTGATCCTGCATGTTGGAGTAAAGAAAGGTAAGCAACCAGTTAATGATAGGAAAGATAAACACTACAGCTTGCATTTTGAAACATATAAAGAACTTAAATGAAAATAATGCAAACATCTAATTATGATAAGGCAACTATAGAACAATGCTTTAAAAAATCCAAAGAAACTGCAACATGTTACAAGTGATGTTTCCCCTTTACAATGGTTTAAAAAATTCAAGTTTgactcatttattaaaaaacttGAGTTCCAAAAGTATTCTCAGATATCAATCATTAATGTAAACAGACAaacttgaatgatcctttaaaAAGTTGAGCCTCTGAGCTATTCATAGATGGCTTGGTTCACTTGCAGACCtagtaatatttaaatgttCCAAAATTAGTTTGTTTAAAAGCACTACCTACAAAAAAGTGCTAAAAATTAGGGAAAGAAAAATCTGCCATAATAAGtcaaaagtaaattttaaaacatgaaaatacaTCTTGATACGGAAAAAAGGTAAGTAAGAAGTTTCTTAACAGTTCATAACAACTTAATGAACTCGAGGCATTATGCAATAGAAATTAAAAGCCACAGAAGCACCATTGTAGCATAATACAGCTGATTAGAAATTTGAAAATAAGCAGATAAATCAAACATTTTTCAACATTTCAGAGTCATAACAATCCTAATAAAGATTTCCCAAGAAAAAGgaggtaaaaaaaaaatcaaatggtCTGCATTGATATGATGAGAGGGATGTCAAACTTGAAAATGCATTTTAACAGATATTAAACAAAGTACAAGACATTCATATGTTGTGAACAGTAGTATGTAGTGGAAAGACAAATCCCAACAGCAAGTCAAAGTTAAAATATCTAGAACAagcttataaaaaattataaaaagaaaaggatgatagagaaaatgaaaagacACAAGTCACCTGGGAAGCCTTCAGGTAGAACAAAACCTTTGATTGAATATGGAACCCATGACAGTTTTGTGTCCAATGAATTTGATTCTTGTAACCTACTATTTTTGGCATCATGTTCTTCAAGGAAACTTTTTAATTGCAAGTCATCATCTAATATATACCTGCTCATCAAACCATGGCTCAAAAGAAACAATTCAGACACAAGAAAAAAAGATACCAATAACACAATTTGCTTCAAAGCAAATGGCATGAAACATAAAATGAATAATCTACAGGAAAACACTTTTATTTTCCAATAAGTAAATAAGATTCTGACTTGCAAAGCAGGAAAAGGAAACACCATTCAATCACATGTTAGAGAGACTGAATTCAAAATCCACCATCTCTGCAGGTATTTGACCTTTCAGAATCATcaagtaaaatttaattaatactgTTGAGGTGGAATTCTGGCATGTACAAAACTCAATAGAGAAAGATATGATTAGACTTTGCTTTTTTCAGCTCAGAGTTAAGGCTATATGTTCTCTTCTGGAGCTTAAATTTAAGCCTGCATGTTGTCCATAACTCTTATATAAACTAGCCAATCTAAATTTTCCTTCATCATGGAAAATACTTTTACATTTCTGAATTTAATCTTCATTTATGAACccagcaaaaaagaaaaaaaaaattcaaatcctCCCTAATGCAATTTGTTACTAGGCATACAATCAAGCTCGACCAATTACGTCAGAAACCTAATATATCCTATCAATGTTCTTAATCTTAACCCGTTGCTTGCGGagaaaaaacataataaaaaaaagttcaataaattattaagaaaatcTGGATAGAGATACATGAAATGAAAACAAGAAGTTGATGAATACCTTCTAGAAGATCCATTAGCATATCTCTCTATAATCACATTCGGTTCGAACTGACCCCTGTACAAgcacaaaatcaaaaataaaaaatgaaaatgaataagTAAATGCAGCTCTTGAACTACTACAACAAATAGTACTCTAAGATACTCTTCGTAGCTGCTAGAAAAAAGCAACAACAAATAAAATGCAATACAAATAGCGAACCCAAAATTTTTGCTGTGCAGCTCATGAGAAATGTAAAGTTAGGGATAAAGCTGGTACCTGCAGTTGTTAGCCTCATCTTCTCCGCTTTGAAGATTGGATTGAAGAGAAGAATAGAGAATTTGAAGACGGCGAGCTCTCTTTCTCGTGGAAGATTCAGGAGCTGGTGGTGTAACAGGGAACCAGAATTGCAGAGAGCAAGACATTTCTGGCTAAATTTTGGTGACTTGGCAAATTACACATCCGAAGAAAAGGAGGCGCTAATGTTAGCTGTTCTCTCCCCGCTTTCGTTATTTTTATTCCCTCCTCTCTTATAACTTCgtttattaagaaataaaaattaattatcaattaatgcacaaaaaaataacaaaaataccaATCTCCTTGTTTTTATACAAGAATAATTGAGtgcctgaaatttaatttcgttattatattaattaataattctgtctaaatttattgttaattttctacttttttttttgctccatttgttcatattttttaaaaatattttcaatgtttaaacaacacaaaaatattaagtcatttttttaaaaaaatactttctgTATTTTGAAAAGGAGTTACATTGAAACCTTAACATCTTTAGATATgctttcctttctcttttttttttttttttttactatcaaGCACTTCTTTTAAtcatacataatatttttttatactataaagaTATTACaatgttatattattttgaatgatatttaaaaaaacaattattatttagcaaattaaaattaattaattttaatagacaTTCAGTTGTtcgaaattttaataaaaatttaaattataatcaactaataatttatcattaaaatgttataatataat
Proteins encoded in this region:
- the LOC110623609 gene encoding protein root UVB sensitive 5 isoform X1, with the translated sequence MSCSLQFWFPVTPPAPESSTRKRARRLQILYSSLQSNLQSGEDEANNCRGQFEPNVIIERYANGSSRRYILDDDLQLKSFLEEHDAKNSRLQESNSLDTKLSWVPYSIKGFVLPEGFPGSVSDDYLQYMLLQFPTNVTGWICHTLVTSSLLKAVGIGSFTGATAAASAAAIRWVSKDGIGALGRLFIGGRFGNLFDDDPKQWRMYADFIGSAGSIFDLITQVYPAYFLPLASLGNLTKAVARGLKDPSFRVIQYHFAISGNLGEVAAKEEVWEVGAQLFGLALGILMLETPGLVKSFPALALTWMSMRLLHLWLRYLSLSVLQFDTINLKRARLLVKSHISHSAVLGCVECNREENILLWETFIKPRITFGVPLEEMVGSERSVAKVKTLLKLYAKEKYLLTVNQQKRDFEVLISFKVGATSMSVLRSVWQTYWLHENWESSVDVFDQLAQSLLEMEVRFEDFIRQLDVAGWRTHQINIKVPREISIDELGTI
- the LOC110623609 gene encoding protein root UVB sensitive 5 isoform X2, producing the protein MSCSLQFWFPVTPPAPESSTRKRARRLQILYSSLQSNLQSGEDEANNCRGQFEPNVIIERYANGSSRRYILDDDLQLKSFLEEHDAKNSRLQESNSLDTKLSWVPYSIKGFVLPEGFPGSVSDDYLQYMLLQFPTNVTGWICHTLVTSSLLKAVGIGSFTGATAAASAAAIRWVSKDGIGALGRLFIGGRFGNLFDDDPKQWRMYADFIGSAGSIFDLITQVYPAYFLPLASLGNLTKAVARGLKDPSFRVIQYHFAISGNLGEVAAKEEVWEVGAQLFGLALGILMLETPGLVKSFPALALTWMSMRLLHLWLRYLSLSVLQFDTINLKRARLLVKSHISHSAVLGCVECNREENILLWETFIKPRITFGVPLEEMVGSERSVAKVKTLLKLYAKEKYLLTVNQQKRDFEVLISFKVQK
- the LOC110623609 gene encoding protein root UVB sensitive 5 isoform X4 is translated as MSCSLQFWFPVTPPAPESSTRKRARRLQILYSSLQSNLQSGEDEANNCRGQFEPNVIIERYANGSSRRYILDDDLQLKSFLEEHDAKNSRLQESNSLDTKLSWVPYSIKGFVLPEGFPGSVSDDYLQYMLLQFPTNVTGWICHTLVTSSLLKAVGIGSFTGATAAASAAAIRWVSKDGIGALGRLFIGGRFGNLFDDDPKQWRMYADFIGSAGSIFDLITQVYPAYFLPLASLGNLTKAVARGLKDPSFRVIQYHFAISGNLGEVAAKEEVWEVGAQLFGLALGILMLETPGLVKSFPALALTWMSMRLLHLWLRYLSLSVLQFDTINLKRARLLVKSHISHSAVLGEDTSKTICKGEIFAYGKPTKKGLRGAHLIQGWSYKYVCLAKCVADLLAT
- the LOC110623609 gene encoding protein root UVB sensitive 5 isoform X3 translates to MSCSLQFWFPVTPPAPESSTRKRARRLQILYSSLQSNLQSGEDEANNCRGQFEPNVIIERYANGSSRRYILDDDLQLKSFLEEHDAKNSRLQESNSLDTKLSWVPYSIKGFVLPEGFPGSVSDDYLQYMLLQFPTNVTGWICHTLVTSSLLKAVGIGSFTGATAAASAAAIRWVSKDGIGALGRLFIGGRFGNLFDDDPKQWRMYADFIGSAGSIFDLITQVYPAYFLPLASLGNLTKAVARGLKDPSFRVIQYHFAISGNLGEVAAKEEVWEVGAQLFGLALGILMLETPGLVKSFPALALTWMSMRLLHLWLRYLSLSVLQFDTINLKRARLLVKSHISHSAVLGEDTSKTICKGEIFAYGKPTKKGLRGAHLIQGAKINGWSYKYVCLAKCVADLLAT